A region of Nostoc sp. 'Peltigera membranacea cyanobiont' N6 DNA encodes the following proteins:
- a CDS encoding LysR family transcriptional regulator: MSDLPFTLDQLRILKAIAQEGSFKRAADSLYVSQPAVSLQVQNLERQLDVPLFDRGGRRAQLTEAGHLLLNYGEKILSLCQETCRAIEDLQNLQGGTLIVGASQTTGTYLLPKMIGMFRQKYPDVAVQLHVHSTRRTAWSVANGQVDLAIIGGEIPGELSESLEVLSYAEDELALILPVFHPFAKLETIQKEDLYKLQFISLDSQSTIRKVIDQVLGRCEIDTRRFKVEMELNSIEAIKNAVQSGLGAAFVSTSAIAKELQMGVLHRTPIEGVVVKRTLWLIFNPNRYRSKAAEAFSKEILPQFANPGWSQDVLTFTQKSIAIATLDIAMPASSGED; the protein is encoded by the coding sequence ATGTCTGACCTTCCTTTCACTTTAGATCAGTTACGGATTTTAAAAGCGATCGCCCAAGAAGGAAGCTTCAAGCGGGCCGCCGATAGTCTTTACGTTTCCCAACCTGCCGTCAGCTTACAAGTCCAAAATCTCGAACGCCAGCTCGATGTCCCTTTATTCGACCGTGGAGGACGACGCGCTCAATTAACTGAAGCAGGGCATCTACTCCTAAATTACGGTGAAAAAATCCTTAGTCTGTGTCAGGAAACCTGCCGCGCCATTGAGGATTTACAAAATCTCCAAGGTGGTACGTTGATTGTCGGTGCTTCTCAAACCACCGGCACTTATCTGTTACCCAAAATGATCGGTATGTTCCGACAAAAATATCCAGATGTGGCTGTACAACTACACGTCCACTCTACCCGGCGAACTGCTTGGAGTGTCGCTAACGGACAAGTCGATCTGGCGATTATTGGCGGTGAAATTCCTGGCGAACTGTCAGAATCTTTAGAAGTTCTTTCTTACGCTGAAGACGAATTAGCGCTGATTTTACCTGTCTTTCATCCCTTTGCCAAACTTGAAACAATCCAAAAAGAAGACCTATATAAATTACAATTCATTTCCCTAGATTCCCAATCGACTATCCGCAAAGTAATTGACCAAGTGTTAGGACGTTGTGAAATTGATACCAGACGTTTTAAGGTTGAAATGGAACTAAATTCCATTGAAGCAATTAAGAATGCCGTGCAATCTGGTTTAGGGGCTGCTTTTGTTTCAACAAGTGCGATCGCTAAAGAGTTACAAATGGGTGTTCTCCATCGTACCCCTATTGAAGGTGTCGTTGTCAAACGGACACTGTGGCTGATTTTTAATCCCAATCGCTATAGATCCAAGGCCGCAGAAGCTTTTAGTAAAGAAATTTTGCCCCAGTTTGCTAACCCTGGATGGAGTCAAGATGTCTTAACATTTACACAAAAAAGCATAGCGATCGCTACGTTGGATATAGCTATGCCCGCCTCCTCCGGCGAAGACTAA
- a CDS encoding serine/threonine-protein kinase: MEVYCTRPRCPQPRNYFVDLDNITNLKTTQQKYCTTCGMPLLLDGRYVPTKLLGRGGFGAAFLARDRRIPGMRECVVKQFQPAGNLTLAQLQQAQIMFEREADVLAQLGNDHEQIPDLFAFFPVIVNSSQAGQEDQFFYLVQEYIDGQNLEEELAQQGKFSEQQVLEVLQEILKVLRFVHDRNIIHRDIKPSNIMRRRDGKLFLLDFGAVKQVTNVALGAASSTGIYSMGFAPPEQMAGGQVFPSTDLYALAVTLITLLTNQEAIQLFDAYSNQWKWHEQVSVNPHLAGILDKMLLPAANQRFQSAQEVLNALHSQPLAATQLNSPSATLPPQPSQGSNPAVSNRSPTQPAFSTVELLGGAAFSGFQGSLIAIALFSLVQSPIPTFIVGCVILGILIFAQTRRWIEKFDLLIIPTITFTLIFFLPFLQGGLGIQGVIILSVAAALVAISLTAIFRLIYKLLSLIL; this comes from the coding sequence ATGGAAGTTTACTGTACTCGTCCACGTTGCCCGCAGCCACGAAACTATTTTGTGGATCTAGATAATATTACGAACCTGAAAACAACGCAGCAAAAGTACTGTACTACCTGTGGGATGCCACTGCTGCTAGATGGTCGATATGTACCTACAAAGTTGCTGGGAAGGGGCGGGTTTGGAGCTGCGTTTTTGGCACGCGATCGGCGAATCCCTGGAATGCGTGAATGCGTCGTTAAGCAGTTTCAACCAGCAGGAAATTTAACCTTAGCTCAACTGCAACAAGCACAGATAATGTTTGAGAGAGAGGCAGATGTTTTAGCACAACTTGGTAACGATCACGAGCAAATCCCCGACTTGTTTGCCTTCTTTCCAGTGATAGTTAATAGTTCGCAAGCAGGTCAAGAAGACCAATTTTTTTATTTAGTACAAGAATATATTGATGGGCAAAACTTAGAAGAAGAATTAGCTCAACAGGGTAAATTTTCTGAACAGCAAGTGTTAGAAGTACTGCAAGAAATCCTCAAGGTACTAAGGTTTGTCCACGATCGAAACATTATCCACAGAGATATTAAACCTTCTAACATTATGCGCCGTCGTGATGGTAAACTTTTTTTACTAGATTTTGGCGCAGTTAAGCAAGTGACAAACGTTGCATTAGGGGCTGCTTCTTCGACAGGAATTTATTCTATGGGATTTGCACCGCCTGAGCAGATGGCTGGGGGTCAAGTATTCCCATCTACGGATTTATATGCTTTAGCTGTAACTCTTATTACTTTGTTGACAAATCAGGAAGCTATTCAACTATTTGATGCTTACAGCAACCAGTGGAAATGGCACGAGCAAGTTAGCGTCAATCCTCACCTTGCTGGCATTTTAGATAAGATGCTGCTACCTGCTGCTAATCAGCGCTTCCAGTCGGCACAGGAAGTTCTAAATGCACTTCATTCACAGCCTCTAGCTGCTACACAGCTTAATTCGCCCTCTGCAACCCTCCCACCACAGCCATCTCAAGGTTCTAATCCCGCCGTCTCCAACCGTTCACCAACTCAACCAGCGTTTTCTACAGTGGAATTATTGGGTGGGGCAGCATTTAGTGGATTTCAGGGGTCATTGATAGCGATCGCCCTCTTTAGTCTAGTACAATCACCAATACCTACTTTTATTGTTGGATGTGTGATTTTGGGGATACTGATATTTGCCCAAACCAGGCGGTGGATTGAAAAGTTCGACTTATTAATTATTCCAACAATTACTTTTACGCTTATTTTTTTTCTCCCCTTTTTACAAGGGGGGCTTGGCATTCAGGGAGTGATCATTTTATCAGTTGCAGCAGCTTTAGTTGCCATTTCACTAACAGCCATATTTCGACTTATTTATAAACTATTATCTCTCATCCTTTAA
- a CDS encoding substrate-binding domain-containing protein, with the protein MSQKNETLSLFLAVVITIGLIFSGLWFFMERWAQLNGTVAKPSGTGNTDNSVNKFASKCNVPNLPEGTFNYGGSTTWAPIRKDVDSVLESQCPRFILRYTQPPSGKAGSGTGLRMLIDNQLAFSQSSRSVKAEENAEAKQKGFSLKEIPVAIDGIAIAVNHNLNIPGLTVAQLKDIYTGKITNWQQAGGPNLPIKAYSRSKEAGGTVEFFLENVLNKENFGNNVSYVDTTTEAVRKVAANPGGIYYASAPEVVPQCIIKSLPLGRTSSQLVPPYQEPFVPPSQCPNKRNQLNSQAFRSGDYAITRNLFVIVKQNGQTDQEAGVAYANWLLTPQSQELIEKTGFVRIK; encoded by the coding sequence ATGTCTCAAAAAAACGAAACACTTAGCCTTTTCTTAGCCGTTGTCATCACCATTGGTTTAATCTTTAGTGGTTTATGGTTTTTTATGGAACGGTGGGCGCAACTAAATGGAACTGTCGCTAAACCTTCGGGGACTGGTAACACAGATAACTCCGTAAACAAGTTTGCCAGTAAATGTAACGTGCCCAACCTCCCAGAAGGGACATTCAATTATGGTGGTAGCACAACCTGGGCACCCATCCGTAAAGATGTAGACTCTGTACTAGAAAGCCAGTGTCCCCGGTTTATTTTACGCTATACTCAGCCGCCATCAGGTAAAGCAGGATCTGGAACTGGACTGCGGATGTTAATAGACAATCAACTAGCTTTTTCTCAATCTTCTCGTTCAGTAAAGGCTGAAGAAAATGCCGAAGCGAAACAAAAAGGATTTAGTTTAAAAGAAATTCCAGTGGCGATTGATGGAATTGCGATCGCAGTTAACCACAATCTCAACATCCCTGGTTTAACTGTGGCTCAACTCAAAGACATCTACACTGGTAAAATTACTAATTGGCAACAGGCGGGTGGCCCAAATTTACCAATTAAAGCTTACTCCCGTAGCAAAGAAGCCGGGGGTACAGTAGAATTCTTTCTCGAAAATGTTCTAAATAAAGAAAATTTTGGTAACAATGTAAGTTATGTTGACACGACAACTGAAGCAGTACGAAAAGTAGCTGCAAATCCTGGGGGAATTTACTATGCTTCTGCCCCAGAAGTGGTACCTCAATGTATTATTAAATCCCTACCACTGGGGCGCACAAGCAGTCAATTGGTGCCTCCTTACCAAGAACCGTTTGTACCTCCATCTCAATGTCCCAACAAACGTAATCAATTGAATAGTCAAGCGTTTCGTAGTGGAGACTATGCAATTACCCGCAACTTATTTGTAATTGTTAAACAGAATGGTCAAACAGATCAGGAAGCTGGCGTTGCTTATGCAAATTGGCTGCTGACACCTCAGAGTCAAGAATTAATCGAAAAGACTGGATTTGTCAGAATTAAATGA
- a CDS encoding ABC transporter substrate-binding protein has product MSQKNETKILALALLLTVGIVGGGAWWFTHGFGAKIGNTIVPGSEAGNNLSLQDRISFGEKTLTPGAVSAEKKEGVQAIAAKSYDKAIANFRDALKLNPNDPETLIFLNNARIRSKSYTIVASVPFGTDPNAALEILRGIAQAQNQVNSSGGVKGVPLRVGIANDDDNPEIAKQIASSLVTNSEVLGVVGPNTSDSTLAAGTIYNSGQLVAISPTSTSVKISNFSRYVFRTVPSDFMAARSLANYMVRTLQKKNAVVFFNSQSNYSQSLKSEFVSSVSLEGGQVSSEFDLSKADFSAAKSVEQATKQGAEVLMLAANTQTLDKALQVVQINQKRLTLLAGDDVYTAKTLEIGREQAVGMVLAVSWHIDGDRKSDFPQKSRQLWGADVSWRSALSYDATVALITALKLNPTRSGVQQALASSDFSATGASGTIRFLASGDRNAPVQLVKIVPGSRSGTGYDFEPVR; this is encoded by the coding sequence ATGTCACAGAAGAATGAAACCAAAATTTTAGCCTTAGCTCTGTTGCTGACAGTTGGAATAGTTGGCGGTGGTGCGTGGTGGTTTACTCATGGTTTTGGAGCCAAAATTGGTAATACGATCGTTCCAGGTTCGGAAGCAGGCAACAATCTATCTCTACAAGATCGGATTAGTTTTGGGGAGAAAACTTTGACTCCAGGTGCTGTTTCTGCTGAAAAAAAAGAAGGAGTACAGGCGATCGCTGCTAAAAGTTACGATAAGGCGATCGCCAATTTCAGAGATGCCCTAAAACTCAACCCTAACGATCCAGAAACACTAATTTTTCTTAACAATGCCCGCATCAGATCCAAGAGTTATACCATCGTGGCTTCTGTACCTTTTGGTACTGACCCCAATGCTGCTTTAGAAATTTTACGTGGCATCGCCCAAGCCCAAAATCAAGTTAATAGCTCTGGAGGAGTCAAAGGAGTGCCGTTGAGAGTAGGAATAGCTAACGACGACGACAATCCAGAAATAGCCAAGCAAATCGCTTCCAGCCTAGTCACTAATTCAGAAGTATTAGGTGTAGTTGGGCCGAATACTAGCGATTCCACCTTGGCCGCAGGTACTATTTATAATTCTGGACAACTTGTAGCAATTTCCCCTACCAGCACATCTGTCAAAATTTCTAACTTTAGCCGCTACGTTTTTCGCACGGTTCCCAGTGATTTTATGGCTGCGAGAAGTTTAGCTAACTATATGGTGAGAACCTTGCAGAAAAAAAATGCTGTGGTTTTCTTTAATTCTCAGAGTAACTATAGCCAGTCTTTAAAGTCGGAGTTTGTTTCATCTGTTTCCTTAGAAGGTGGACAAGTATCCAGCGAATTTGACTTATCCAAGGCAGATTTTAGTGCGGCTAAAAGCGTAGAGCAGGCAACTAAGCAAGGTGCAGAAGTCTTGATGTTGGCTGCTAACACTCAAACTCTCGATAAAGCCCTACAAGTCGTTCAAATTAACCAGAAACGATTAACTCTACTGGCAGGAGATGATGTTTACACCGCCAAAACTTTAGAAATTGGCAGAGAGCAAGCTGTGGGAATGGTATTGGCAGTTTCCTGGCATATTGATGGCGATCGCAAATCAGATTTTCCCCAAAAATCTCGACAGTTATGGGGCGCTGATGTAAGTTGGCGAAGCGCCCTTAGCTATGATGCCACTGTAGCTTTAATTACTGCATTAAAACTCAATCCTACGAGGTCTGGAGTCCAACAAGCACTAGCGTCTTCTGACTTTTCTGCCACCGGTGCTTCTGGTACAATTCGGTTTTTAGCATCAGGCGATCGCAATGCGCCAGTCCAACTTGTAAAAATTGTTCCTGGTTCTCGCTCTGGCACTGGTTATGACTTTGAACCAGTCCGATAA
- a CDS encoding PstS family phosphate ABC transporter substrate-binding protein has protein sequence MSQKQKNEIPILVLSILITAGLIAGGFWWFSRKSGVELNTINSGSTKTPQVKSEQPTSNTFTSVKDVPTGLFNYGGSTSWAPIRLVVDPAIQAARPELRLRYVEPSNTSPGSGTGIQSLIDGQLAFAQSSRPVLDRELSRAQQRGFSLKQIPVAIDGLAVAVNPNLNIAGLTVDQLKSIYTGKINNWSQVGGPNIPIKPYSRRIADGGTVELFVQDILGGQAFSSNVEFISTTTQALQKLAASYGSIYYASAPEVIPQCSIKALPLGRTQGQYIPPYQEPSVLPSECPGKRNKLNIDAFQSGKYPITRNLFVVVKQNSQTEQQAGVAYANLLLTEQGQELISQAGFVKIR, from the coding sequence ATGTCCCAAAAACAAAAAAATGAAATACCTATTCTTGTTTTATCCATCCTAATCACGGCCGGGCTAATAGCTGGCGGTTTTTGGTGGTTTAGTAGAAAGTCTGGTGTTGAGCTAAATACAATCAATTCTGGTAGCACCAAAACTCCCCAAGTCAAATCAGAACAACCTACTAGCAATACTTTTACCTCAGTAAAAGATGTTCCTACAGGATTATTCAATTACGGAGGCAGTACATCTTGGGCACCGATTCGATTGGTAGTCGATCCAGCAATTCAAGCGGCGCGACCAGAACTTCGCCTGCGTTATGTCGAACCCAGCAATACATCTCCTGGTTCTGGCACTGGTATCCAGTCACTGATAGACGGTCAACTAGCATTTGCCCAGTCCTCCCGACCAGTTCTAGATCGGGAACTAAGCCGTGCCCAGCAGCGCGGATTCAGTTTGAAACAAATTCCTGTGGCTATTGATGGTTTAGCAGTCGCAGTTAATCCTAACCTCAACATCGCAGGACTGACGGTAGACCAATTAAAGTCAATTTACACAGGTAAAATCAATAATTGGAGCCAGGTGGGTGGCCCCAATATCCCGATTAAGCCCTATTCCCGCCGCATTGCTGATGGCGGTACTGTAGAACTTTTTGTCCAAGACATCTTGGGTGGTCAAGCTTTCAGCTCCAATGTGGAATTTATCTCCACAACCACCCAAGCCTTGCAAAAATTGGCTGCTAGTTATGGTAGCATCTACTACGCTTCTGCCCCAGAGGTGATTCCTCAATGCTCAATCAAAGCCTTGCCGTTGGGGCGGACGCAAGGACAATATATTCCTCCATACCAAGAACCTTCTGTCCTCCCGTCGGAATGTCCTGGTAAACGGAACAAATTGAACATTGATGCTTTCCAATCAGGAAAATACCCGATTACCCGCAATCTGTTTGTGGTGGTCAAACAAAATAGTCAGACTGAGCAGCAAGCAGGTGTCGCTTACGCCAACTTACTGCTGACTGAGCAGGGACAGGAACTGATTAGTCAAGCTGGGTTTGTCAAAATTCGCTGA
- a CDS encoding Crp/Fnr family transcriptional regulator — protein MQSPSSFSEASRPFLTWQRILDWAQEHYRCRTFSKDERIPARPGLLYLVQRGAIRMVGTAQVSATASQLTSRRINRTPEEAFLGFVGAGQPFEIVAQSPFTLQAYAHVDQTAVLWMYWHDLDNWPHFRREVMDAFRYQHQRKLLWLSALGQRRTIDRLLGFLTLLIEEYGEPAMSDTDPDVIRGYCLPFPLTHAQIGSAIGSTRVTVTRLMGKLRQRGLILTQGDNLICLPAESINRAG, from the coding sequence ATGCAATCTCCATCCTCCTTTTCTGAGGCATCACGGCCTTTTTTAACTTGGCAACGAATTCTTGACTGGGCTCAAGAACACTATCGATGCCGTACCTTTAGCAAAGATGAGCGTATTCCAGCCCGGCCTGGATTGCTATATTTGGTGCAAAGGGGTGCGATCCGCATGGTAGGAACCGCCCAAGTTAGTGCGACAGCTAGTCAGCTAACGTCTCGAAGAATCAACAGAACCCCAGAAGAAGCGTTCTTGGGTTTTGTGGGAGCGGGACAGCCATTTGAAATTGTTGCTCAGTCGCCATTCACACTCCAGGCTTACGCCCATGTTGACCAAACTGCGGTGCTGTGGATGTACTGGCACGATCTAGACAATTGGCCTCACTTCCGTCGTGAAGTTATGGATGCCTTTAGGTATCAGCACCAGCGTAAGCTGCTGTGGCTGAGTGCCTTAGGACAACGCCGCACAATTGACCGACTCTTAGGATTTCTCACATTGTTAATTGAGGAATATGGAGAGCCAGCAATGAGCGACACCGATCCTGATGTGATTCGCGGCTATTGTCTGCCCTTTCCCCTTACTCATGCCCAAATTGGTAGCGCGATTGGTTCGACCCGTGTCACCGTCACCCGCTTGATGGGTAAGCTGCGTCAACGCGGCTTAATCCTCACTCAAGGGGATAATCTAATTTGCTTGCCAGCAGAATCGATTAATAGAGCTGGTTAA
- a CDS encoding DALR anticodon-binding domain-containing protein has protein sequence MELANAIASDFLRICGDVFTIQIVPPGWIHFELTHSTLATWLQSLAVGSLGEDGEQGSRGQGARSKEEEFSLLPPALRTSASFQSPIPNSLFAVQHAHARCCSLVLLAHREGLIKLREPVPNTSPAFWDVISPNPLPWLNCDRTLGLNHPDERRLIGELIQVVDNIECPDISGSVKWEKVALNLSQAFENFWCNCRIWGEVKITSPELAQARLGLLMATQSVLRHVLEEKLGVFAPLEL, from the coding sequence ATGGAGCTTGCCAATGCGATCGCATCTGATTTCTTGAGGATTTGTGGTGACGTTTTTACCATCCAAATAGTTCCTCCTGGTTGGATACATTTTGAATTGACTCACTCGACCTTAGCGACTTGGTTACAAAGTCTTGCAGTCGGGAGTCTAGGAGAAGATGGGGAGCAAGGGAGCAGGGGGCAGGGAGCAAGGAGCAAGGAAGAAGAGTTTTCCCTTCTGCCCCCTGCACTCCGCACCTCTGCCTCTTTTCAATCCCCAATCCCCAATTCATTGTTTGCTGTTCAGCACGCCCATGCACGTTGCTGTTCGCTAGTGTTGCTGGCTCACCGAGAGGGATTGATAAAACTTAGAGAACCAGTTCCAAATACTAGTCCAGCTTTTTGGGATGTTATCTCTCCGAACCCTCTACCTTGGCTAAACTGCGATCGAACACTAGGACTAAATCATCCAGATGAGCGTCGTCTGATTGGCGAGTTAATACAAGTAGTAGACAACATAGAGTGCCCTGATATTAGCGGTTCTGTAAAGTGGGAAAAAGTTGCGCTGAATTTGAGCCAAGCTTTTGAAAATTTTTGGTGTAATTGCCGGATTTGGGGTGAGGTAAAAATTACATCACCAGAACTAGCTCAAGCCAGACTCGGATTACTTATGGCTACTCAGTCAGTATTAAGACATGTGCTAGAGGAAAAATTGGGTGTTTTTGCGCCCTTAGAGTTATAA
- a CDS encoding Cof-type HAD-IIB family hydrolase — protein sequence MQKASATYLASTNHQAAAKDIKLLVLDIDGTIAGHSNTVSAGVKQAIVATQARGIPVAIATGRMYRSALRFHQEIGSTLPLMAYQGAWIQDPIAQKLHRHWAVSREMAHQLLDYFEQPELRSLLSVHFYINDQLYVRELTRETQIYAERSGITPIPVGDLRQTLANEPTKILALSDDVDLIDRLLGNLRRQYTPAELYLTTSVATFFEATNASVNKGTAVRYLAEELLGLQIANVMAIGDNFNDVEMLESVGLGVAMGNAPEGVQAIAKWVAPSVEEDGAAVAIEKFLL from the coding sequence ATGCAGAAAGCATCTGCTACATATCTGGCATCTACTAATCATCAGGCTGCTGCAAAAGACATTAAACTACTAGTTTTGGATATAGATGGCACGATCGCAGGACATTCTAACACCGTCAGCGCAGGTGTAAAGCAAGCTATTGTGGCAACGCAAGCACGAGGAATTCCAGTGGCGATCGCTACAGGTAGAATGTATCGTTCAGCTTTGCGCTTTCACCAAGAAATTGGTTCTACATTACCATTAATGGCTTATCAGGGAGCCTGGATTCAAGACCCGATCGCTCAAAAACTTCATCGCCATTGGGCTGTTTCTAGGGAAATGGCCCACCAGCTACTCGACTATTTTGAACAGCCTGAGTTGCGATCGCTCCTATCTGTCCACTTTTACATCAACGATCAACTATACGTCCGTGAGTTGACTAGAGAAACCCAAATTTATGCAGAACGTTCTGGTATTACCCCAATTCCCGTTGGTGATTTGCGCCAAACCTTAGCAAATGAACCAACAAAAATTCTCGCTTTGTCTGATGACGTAGATTTAATCGATCGGTTATTGGGGAATTTGCGCCGCCAATATACACCTGCTGAACTTTATCTCACAACATCTGTTGCTACCTTTTTTGAAGCAACTAACGCCTCTGTGAATAAAGGAACTGCTGTACGTTACCTAGCCGAAGAGTTGCTAGGATTACAGATAGCCAACGTTATGGCGATTGGCGATAACTTCAATGATGTAGAAATGCTAGAGTCTGTTGGACTTGGTGTAGCTATGGGCAACGCACCAGAAGGAGTACAAGCGATCGCTAAGTGGGTAGCTCCTAGTGTAGAGGAAGACGGAGCAGCAGTAGCAATTGAAAAGTTTTTGCTGTAA
- a CDS encoding choice-of-anchor E domain-containing protein codes for MTTKLLNTLAAATTLAGIVATSGVANAASLSYTSSSNYDLTDIIDAPLSVQQFNSSLGTLQGVTIEFTGNILGNAGFENRSQAPTPVTVNLASQFSLGLNNQSLLALNPQYSYSYQVAKYDGTTDYGGTSGKTVSNLTATQSATQSFTNTQFLQSFIGNGNVDFLFSALATSAVTGSGNMRSYIDTYAKAGIKVTYDYQSVPEPSATLGVGLIAGLCLLSQRKKSWLKVSNS; via the coding sequence ATGACAACAAAACTATTGAACACTCTCGCTGCTGCTACAACTTTGGCAGGGATTGTTGCAACATCTGGAGTAGCTAATGCAGCTTCTCTCTCTTACACTAGTTCTAGTAATTACGACTTGACAGATATCATTGATGCACCTTTAAGCGTCCAGCAATTTAACTCATCTCTAGGCACACTCCAGGGTGTAACGATAGAATTTACTGGCAATATACTTGGAAATGCAGGTTTTGAAAACAGGAGTCAAGCGCCTACTCCGGTGACAGTAAATCTTGCTAGTCAATTCAGCTTAGGATTAAATAATCAGTCTCTATTAGCGCTCAATCCTCAATATTCTTACAGTTACCAAGTTGCTAAATATGACGGCACCACTGATTATGGTGGCACATCTGGAAAGACTGTTTCTAACTTAACTGCCACACAATCTGCTACCCAGTCTTTCACTAATACCCAATTTTTGCAGTCTTTTATTGGCAATGGCAACGTAGACTTCCTGTTCTCCGCTCTAGCCACCTCAGCAGTTACAGGATCGGGCAACATGAGATCCTATATTGATACTTATGCTAAAGCAGGTATCAAAGTAACTTATGACTACCAATCAGTACCTGAACCCTCTGCCACACTTGGAGTTGGTTTAATTGCTGGGCTTTGTTTGTTGTCACAACGTAAAAAAAGCTGGTTGAAGGTTTCCAATTCATAG